In Silene latifolia isolate original U9 population chromosome 3, ASM4854445v1, whole genome shotgun sequence, a single window of DNA contains:
- the LOC141649516 gene encoding uncharacterized protein LOC141649516: protein MGPYKDEVLCDVIPMDACHLLLGRPWQFDKDVTHHGRSNEYTLFSHGKKVFDDGGCVYALIALNQPQPQVSEHDAINELLLEFADVFPDDLPTGLPPIRGIEHQIYLIPGAPLPNKAAYRSNPEETKEM from the exons ATGGGTCCTTACAAGGATGAGGTTTTATGCGATGTTATACCTATGGATGCGTGCCATTTGCTTTTGGGACGTCCTTGGCAATTTGATAAGGATGTAACGCACCATGGGAGGAGCAACGAGTACACTTTGTTCTCTCATGGTAAGAAG GTTTTCGACGATGGTGGTTGTGTTTATGCGCTCATAGCCTTAAATCAGCCCCAACCACAAGTAAGTGAGCACGATGCTATCAATGAGTTGCTTCTTGAGTTTGCAGATGTATTCCCGGATGATTTACCTACTGGTTTGCCACCGATAAGAGGGATCGAGCATCAAATTTACTTGATTCCAGGGGCTCCATTACCTAATAAGGCTGCCTATCGAAGTAATCCCGAGGAAACTAAGGAGATGTAG